The following nucleotide sequence is from Dehalococcoidales bacterium.
AGTAGCGACCAGGTTACCCTGACATACAAACAATGCAGTTGCGGGCTATCCGGCCCATCCATAACAACTATCGGCAGGCTTCCCGGCAGCGAAATCAAGGGCTGCGGGGGCATTATGGGTTCTATGCTGGCTTGAGGAGGGATGCGCCATGGAAAAATTGTACGGTCAGAACACCTTGCTTACATGTAAAGATAGTATTATACGAGTGCCCTTCCTTGTTAAAGGCAACCTGGTAACACCACCGGAGATTACCCGCTCGCAGATCGAATCCGCTTTTAAACAATTTGACCGGAACGCCACATGCATTCACCTGGCCGGCGCGCAGGTGCTACGCGAACCGATTATTGATCGCAATACCATGAGATACACCGGTGATTACATCTATCAGATCATGCCGCAAGTTAACGCCCGCGAGCTGATAGAAACCGATTTCGATAAACTTGCCTCCGAGCTTTATTTACTCAGCGTGGAAGACATCTTATGCTATATGGAGAATATTCTGGATGGAATCCTGGCCAACGGCAGCCTGTTGGAAAGTGTACTCGAAACATTGCGCCTGACCTCGGAATGCCCGTATACCTTTCTTCGTGAGTGGGCTGTATCTCTCACCTCTTCGTTCGACCGGCTAACTGCCCGGCGCATCATAGATAGTGAGCTTTCGTACATGGGGCAGCCCGGAAGCATTTTCCTGGATGGCTGGGCAGAAGCAGATTTCAGCAGTGAGGGCCAGGAAAAGTTATTTGTACGTGCTATGCCGACCCGTCAGCTTCATATTACTGCCGGTAACGCTCCAGAGGTACCAGTGGTTTCAGTTCTTCGAGCGGTCCTTACCAAATCCGCCGCTGTGATAAAGTTGCCCTACGGAGCGACTGCGGTCGGGGCGTTATTATCACTGGCAGCAGCAGCCGGAGCACCCGATCATCCTGTCACCAAGAACCTGTCAATCGTCTACTGGCCAGGCGGTGAAGAGAGTATCGAAAATGTTCTATTCGGACCGGGTTCTTTTGACAGGATAGTAATCTGGGGCTCACCAAACGCCGTATCATCAGTAAGATCCAGGACGCCTTTTACAAAAGTATCGAGCTTCAATCCACGGTACGGAGTCAGCCTGGTCGGCCGTGAAGCCTTTGAAAATGATATTGAAGCGGTAGCGGAACACACAGCGCGTGACGTTATGATATACAACCAGAAAGCTTGCACTTCTTCCCTGGTGCAATACGTCGAAGGTACTCTTGAACAGGCGGAACACTTTGCCAGATTACTGGCAGCAGCGCTCGAACAGCATAACATCAAGGCTCCCGGCTTCACACCTCCATCCGCCACCGGGCAGATTAAAAGAATGAGACGGGGGAAATATGCTGCTGGAACCTGGTGTATAAATAACTATATGGGGAACTATTCATCTGGAACAGTGGTTATCCCCGGCGAGTTCGATATCCTGGACCATCCCATGTGCCGGCTTGCGATCATACGCCCGGTAAGTTCTCTTGATAATGCCTTGAAATATATGAGCCAAAACGTCTCTACAGCCGGCGTCTACCCTGAAGACAGGCGGCTGGAACTCAGAGACAGGATTCTGGCAAGGGGCGTCTCCAATGTCCTGCCACTGGGAGAGTGTGGGAAAGCTTACCCCGGAATGCCGCATGATGGAGTACTTGCCCTCAATGAGCTGGTAGACTGGAAGATCAGTTAAATTAACGTACCTATTGCTAGTTCTGGCACTGGGATTGAATGGCTGGGCTTGATTTCACTAAACCCCGATATGTAATTTGGATGAGAAAAGGTTTAAAGTCCTCTCAATTTTCCCTGGATCAGAACCGCTTGTCACGTTTTTATCAAATCTAGTCAAGGGGATTTGTTTATCATTTTTTTGCCATTAGATGTCACAGGTCTATGAAACAATGAAGGTGTATGATACACTGGCTGAGGTTAAAGCTAGATTTGGGAGATCGCCAACACCCAACATACCGAATACAACTGCTTCTGACACCGCATGGTTCCCGATGGCAAATCAAAAAGGAAATCATACAATACAACAAAATATAACAAAC
It contains:
- a CDS encoding acyl-CoA reductase, yielding MEKLYGQNTLLTCKDSIIRVPFLVKGNLVTPPEITRSQIESAFKQFDRNATCIHLAGAQVLREPIIDRNTMRYTGDYIYQIMPQVNARELIETDFDKLASELYLLSVEDILCYMENILDGILANGSLLESVLETLRLTSECPYTFLREWAVSLTSSFDRLTARRIIDSELSYMGQPGSIFLDGWAEADFSSEGQEKLFVRAMPTRQLHITAGNAPEVPVVSVLRAVLTKSAAVIKLPYGATAVGALLSLAAAAGAPDHPVTKNLSIVYWPGGEESIENVLFGPGSFDRIVIWGSPNAVSSVRSRTPFTKVSSFNPRYGVSLVGREAFENDIEAVAEHTARDVMIYNQKACTSSLVQYVEGTLEQAEHFARLLAAALEQHNIKAPGFTPPSATGQIKRMRRGKYAAGTWCINNYMGNYSSGTVVIPGEFDILDHPMCRLAIIRPVSSLDNALKYMSQNVSTAGVYPEDRRLELRDRILARGVSNVLPLGECGKAYPGMPHDGVLALNELVDWKIS